A stretch of the Aspergillus puulaauensis MK2 DNA, chromosome 6, nearly complete sequence genome encodes the following:
- a CDS encoding putative endosomal peripheral membrane protein (Mon2) (BUSCO:EOG092604MJ;~COG:I;~EggNog:ENOG410PGDZ;~InterPro:IPR016024,IPR026829,IPR032817,IPR032629, IPR032691;~PFAM:PF12783,PF16213;~go_process: GO:0015031 - protein transport [Evidence IEA]), whose protein sequence is MSSQLLQSELLNLIQESKRKNSELRNAADESLNDLKALPSTSEAQISADLARKPRFVNPFILACHSRHAKLAGIGVVCLQRLVASKSLPSERLKDVLSGLKEITNLTLDIQLKILQTLPSLLQHYSNDLGGELLVTTLEICATLQSSKTLAVSSTAAATLQQLVVSTFERVSIEDQMHQESMPTTTVKIDGGFVKIGYFALDALRALDDLCRLVDGEQLHFLRIKSLSPAFTLELIESILLNSGQLFVDHPELTQVLRSRLIPMTVRYLSERHTFSQMVRIARILLILLKRYLSLLTAECEMALSLLTHLLEPDGAASWKRVLCMEMFRGLYAEPGLVRIIYSLYDAEEGRKNILRDHMASLVRLAAEKPSLIGVSARSTVPSRAEHTRSITEEQITLEVGGVAGVIGTSVPSNDTNVPGISNQWSVVRSPYLELLDKTEPPLPPETYIYSLVLNCVSAFAEGLAKFILPLTVPDLKPKRKGRIAGERNGGSAAASQDLQRGDSLKRSRSTKKFPVPINPLDLESHPQLSTIRTCAGIVEDCWPAVLATCSTFLYASLDDDFYHNLVRSFQKLTHVAGLLRLSTPRDAFLTTLGKASMPTDTSIANPVSSEATPGVQQNEVMEKEQKGNELSHVTPQSPTEGPAAPSSDQALSLSTRNLLCLRALLNLGIALGPTMDRPAWAIILGTLQDADLLVNKSPTKSQSTAGSALEATGGTVGDVPQGNLGAEIMAVHSASSKLFESTSDYPDDTFREFLIALLELSAATEEPKTTEAPEMSIGQARLQPSSGRMRRSSRRVSHALGKSRIQEEELRFVLDRAQSLAKANLERLSSLAESDQSAWELLTDRLMATAANAQIGQDHRLHANEVLNSLVFETMKQMVGESDLERDARQLRNLKTLEAQVKLLYESSGCQLGSPSASIVEVHEQSLETLKNILEQFAETFVQCWEAVFGLISSVFGVPTPRGNNNTAKDLDAGRRALVADSHRLIQVAYKSLQLIASDFLTQLPLQCRLDLVESFSKFALQQQVFNISLTTTSSFWNVSDFLQDQTERFSIETHVDLSVSEDKLAELAKTNDRSVSSNALWLLLLLRIVDITTDSRSEVRNCAIHTLLRIFDAYGQQLSPKAWSLCLNRVLFRMVEQIEASFINVQSKASKDSDEAKAWSETAVLVIKGISDLVTNFFETITKDDMFDRSWKRLLDYFQKLANRRLIAFSQAVFSSLSGILLRVQQPDGLSTQSLQSAWAVWSSGHPMDKEDTLDLDQPNQDAAISYLHSFQQIYRLYKDKLTKQDIETILQHMKMTAWNSICPKYSPDVDRPSQLQALILDCLRMMCLEKDDFQGQILQCLSEFADSALSRWSPNSDTRRPTYVAFSKNVIDLLSWYIAEYGIKRDIFRDGSVSTALEHLANPIVQRYEWPGKDKEPSLWQKSSTASLNVLRVAIPYVEKQYDSASELEVSRFWKCVIEIANGIIAAKGYRSASIPGASLLSDEAFDIDAFSKLKSLIIPSLGASAIQDNIRRDFACALLHSSFIYHPQRHDLPNKYHENGPLEGIYDVRPGRTFDPPPTTRTKMAYHTLDTLFQLSSSPGQSSSTDEDAQKKISIARSTSPYLILRCAVSLKGYIADQPLRGLMPQPTPARKALLHLLEGMVNLRSEPSAIPLPPTPSSVPGQNQNHKKHLVWIYPLVVQAVQVAGKERDDGQVLRALGKVLHEVGSPA, encoded by the exons CTGACGAGTCCCTCAATGACTTGAAGGCGCTTCCTTCTACCTCAGAGGCGCAAATATCTGCTG ACCTTGCGCGCAAGCCCCGGTTTGTTAACCCGTTCATTTTGGCATGCCATAGTCGCCATGCAAAACTCGCCGGAATTGGTGTCGTTTGCCTGCAGCGACTGGTTGCATCTAAGTCATTGCCGTCAGAGCGGCTGAAGGATGTCCTAAGCGGGCTGAAAGAAATAACAAATCTAA CCCTGGATATTCAGCTCAAGATCTTGCAAACCTTGCCGTCTTTATTACAGCACTATTCCAATGACTTGGGCGGGGAGCTCCTTGTCACGACACTTGAGATATGTGCAACCTTGCAGTCGAGCAAGACCCTCGCCGTCTCCAGTACGGCAGCGGCTACGTTGCAGCAGCTTGTTGTTTCCACGTTTGAGCGGGTGTCTATCGAAGACC AGATGCACCAAGAGTCGATGCCGACTACCACAGTGAAAATCGATGGAGGCTTTGTGAAAATAGGGTATTTTGCGCTGGATGCTTTACGG GCTTTGGATGATCTTTGTCGGCTTGTGGATGGCGAACAGCTGCACTTTCTGCGAATCAAGTCACTCTCTCCAGCGTTTACTTTGGAGTTGATTGAAAGTATTCTCCTCAACAGTGGCCAACTATTTGTTGATCACCCGGAACTCACGCAAGTGCTACGGAGTCGCCTCATTCCCATGACCGTTAGATATCTATCGGAAAGGCATACATTCTCTCAAATGGTGCGAATCGCTAGAATTCTCCTTATTCTACTTAAGCGGTACTTGTCTCTATTAACTGCAGAATGTGAAATGGCGCTATCGCTTCTGACGCACCTACTTGAACCCGACGGAGCCGCGTCATGGAAGCGAGTACTCTGTATGGAGATGTTTCGAGGCCTATATGCTGAACCAGGCCTCGTCAGGATAATTTACTCATTATACGATGCCGAGGAAGGGAGAAAAAATATCCTTCGAGACCATATGGCTTCGCTTGTTCGGCTGGCAGCTGAAAAGCCTTCTTTGATCGGTGTTAGCGCTCGTTCAACGGTGCCATCACGGGCGGAACACACTCGGTCTATCACGGAAGAGCAAATAACTCTCGAGGTTGGAGGAGTGGCAGGAGTCATTGGAACCTCGGTTCCATCGAATGACACCAATGTGCCGGGCATCAGCAATCAGTGGAGCGTAGTTCGCTCACCGTACCTGGAACTGCTTGATAAGACTGAACCTCCACTGCCGCCTGAAACCTACATTTACAGTTTGGTGCTAAACTGCGTAAGCGCATTTGCTGAAGGGCTCGCCAAATTCATCCTTCCGCTTACAGTGCCTGACCTGAAACCGAAGCGGAAAGGCCGCATTGCAGGGGAGCGAAATGGGGGCTCTGCGGCAGCTTCGCAGGACTTACAAAGGGGAGATTCCTTAAAACGATCGAGGTCAACTAAAAAGTTTCCGGTGCCGATCAACCCTCTCGATCTAGAATCCCATCCTCAACTGTCAACGATCCGGACCTGCGCGGGGATTGTTGAGGATTGTTGGCCGGCCGTTCTAGCGACATGTTCGACTTTTCTATATGCGTCGCTAGACGATGATTTTTACCACAACCTTGTTCGGTCTTTCCAGAAGCTGACACACGTCGCTGGTCTCCTAAGACTGTCCACTCCCAGAGATGCCTTCTTGACCACTCTCGGCAAAGCCTCCATGCCAACTGATACGAGCATCGCGAATCCTGTTAGTTCAGAAGCAACACCGGGGGTTCAACAAAATGAAGTGATGGAAAAGGAACAAAAGGGCAACGAACTCTCCCATGTTACGCCCCAGTCACCCACAGAAGGCCCCGCAGCGCCCTCAAGCGACCAAGCCCTCTCCCTCAGTACAAGAAACCTTCTCTGTTTACGAGCTTTGCTCAATTTGGGCATTGCACTTGGACCCACCATGGATCGGCCTGCTTGGGCAATAATTCTTGGGACACTCCAGGATGCAGATTTGTTGGTTAACAAATCACCGACGAAATCGCAAAGTACAGCCGGCAGTGCTTTAGAGGCCACAGGAGGGACAGTAGGGGATGTGCCTCAAGGGAACCTCGGAGCAGAAATTATGGCCGTGCACTCTGCATCATCCAAGTTGTTCGAAAGCACCAGTGATTATCCTGACGACACTTTCAGGGAATTCCTGATTGCACTTTTGGAGCTTTCTGCAGCAACGGAGGAACCCAAAACAACCGAGGCCCCTGAAATGAGTATAGGACAAGCACGTTTACAGCCGAGCTCTGGTCGTATGCGCCGGTCGTCCCGTCGTGTGTCGCATGCGCTAGGGAAATCAAGGATTCAGGAAGAGGAATTAAGGTTCGTTTTGGATAGAGCACAGAGTTTAGCCAAAGCAAATTTGGAAAGACTGTCATCACTGGCAGAGAGCGACCAAAGCGCCTGGGAACTTCTTACGGACCGGTTAATGGCAACTGCAGCTAACGCCCAGATCGGTCAAGATCACCGTCTGCATGCAAATGAGGTTCTCAATTCCCTTGTCTTTGAGACGATGAAACAAATGGTTGGCGAAAGTGATTTGGAAAGGGATGCGCGACAGTTGAGAAATCTGAAGACACTAGAAGCCCAGGTCAAACTGCTCTACGAAAGTAGTGGCTGCCAGTTGGGCTCTCCATCGGCTTCTATAGTTGAAGTTCACGAGCAAAGCTTGGAAACATTGAAGAATATTCTGGAACAATTCGCTGAGACGTTTGTTCAATGCTGGGAAGCTGTTTTTGGCCTCATATCCAGTGTATTTGGCGTACCGACACCAAGGGgaaacaacaacaccgcgAAAGACCTCGATGCTGGTAGGCGGGCGCTGGTAGCCGACTCCCATCGGCTCATCCAAGTTGCATATAAAAGCCTGCAACTCATAGCATCTGACTTCTTGACCCAACTTCCGCTGCAATGTCGTCTTGACCTTGTGGAATCCTTCTCAAAATTTGCTCTGCAACAGCAGGTCTTCAACATATCGCTTACCACAACGTCATCCTTTTGGAACGTCTCCGATTTCCTTCAGGATCAGACAGAGCGCTTCTCTATTGAAACGCACGTCGACTTATCTGTCAGTGAGGATAAACTTGCTGAATTAGCAAAGACGAATGATCGCTCTGTCTCGAGCAATGCGCTCTGGCTATTGCTCCTGCTGCGGATCGTAGACATCACGACAGATAGCAGATCGGAAGTCAGAAACTGCGCGATTCATACTTTGCTAAGAATTTTTGATGCCTACGGCCAACAGCTTTCACCTAAAGCGTGGTCTCTATGCTTGAATCGTGTTTTGTTCCGAATGGTCGAGCAGATTGAGGCTTCATTCATCAACGTGCAAAGCAAGGCTAGCAAAGACTCTGATGAGGCAAAGGCATGGTCCGAGACAGCAGTTCTTGTGATAAAAGGGATCTCTGATCTTGTCACCAACTTCTTTGAGACTATCACGAAAGATGATATGTTCGACCGATCTTGGAAGCGATTGCTTGACTATTTTCAAAAGCTAGCCAACCGGCGCCTTATTGCTTTTAGTCAAGCAGTGTTCTCGAGTTTGTCTGGCATTCTTTTGCGAGTTCAGCAGCCAGACGGACTCAGTACGCAGTCCCTGCAGTCGGCCTGGGCGGTATGGTCCAGTGGCCACCCGATGGACAAGGAAGATACGTTGGATTTGGACCAGCCTAATCAGGATGCCGCGATATCGTATCTGCACAGTTTCCAGCAAATTTATCGCTTGTACAAGGACAAATTAACGAAGCAGGATATCGAAACGATTTTACAACATATGAAAATGACCGCTTGGAATTCGATATGCCCTAAATATTCGCCCGACGTCGATCGACCGTCACAGTTGCAGGCCCTGATACTTGACTGCTTAAGAATGATGTGCTTAGAGAAAGATGACTTTCAGGGCCAGATTCTCCAGTGTTTATCAGAGTTCGCGGACTCTGCTCTTTCAAGATGGTCACCAAATAGTGATACCAGAAGACCGACCTACGTTGCTTTCTCCAAGAATGTGATAGATCTTCTTAGCTGGTACATTGCTGAATATGGTATTAAACGAGATATATTCAGGGACGGCTCTGTATCGACTGCCCTGGAGCATCTCGCAAACCCCATCGTCCAGCGATATGAATGGCCTGGGAAGGATAAAGAACCTAGCCTCTGGCAGAAATCAAGCACAGCGTCGTTGAACGTTTTGCGGGTGGCAATTCCTTACGTGGAGAAGCAATATGATAGTGCAAGCGAGCTTGAAGTATCTCGATTCTGGAAATGTGTTATCGAAATTGCGAatggcatcatcgccgccaagGGCTACCGAAGCGCATCCATCCCGGGCGCTTCTCTATTATCCGACGAAGCTTTTGACATTGATGCATTTTCAAAGCTGAAGTCTCTAATCATTCCATCACTCGGGGCTTCAGCAATTCAGGATAACATTAGGCGGGATTTCGCCTGCGCTCTACTTCATTCCTCTTTTATCTATCACCCACAACGACACGATCTGCCAAACAAATACCATGAGAATGGGCCACTTGAAGGTATATATGATGTACGCCCAGGAAGAACCTTCGACCCACCGCCAACTACTCGAACCAAGATGGCATATCACACACTAGACACTCTGTTTCAgctatcatcatcacccgGCCAAAGCTCATCGACGGATGAAGACGCCCAGAAAAAGATCTCGATTGCTCGTTCCACATCCCCATACCTCATCCTCCGATGTGCTGTCTCATTAAAGGGCTATATTGCAGATCAACCCCTGCGCGGGCTCATGCCACAGCCGACCCCAGCACGCAAGGCGTTATTGCATCTTCTTGAAGGAATGGTCAATCTCCGGAGCGAACCATCAGCGATCCCACTACCGCCTACGCCAAGCTCAGTACCCGGCCAAAACCAGAACCACAAGAAACACCTTGTGTGGATATATCCACTTGTTGTGCAGGCAGTGCAAGTGGCGGGCAAGGAGCGAGATGATGGACAAGTGTTACGTGCTCTGGGCAAAGTGTTACATGAGGTTGGCAGTCCCGCATAA
- a CDS encoding gluconokinase (COG:G;~EggNog:ENOG410PNMQ;~InterPro:IPR027417,IPR006001,IPR031322;~PFAM:PF01202,PF13671;~go_function: GO:0016301 - kinase activity [Evidence IEA];~go_process: GO:0005975 - carbohydrate metabolic process [Evidence IEA]) produces MLSAGERQPPTVIDPSRTKVSALSHTTAPSSSSTQVAMSSDNLQHIWIVTGPAGSGKSTVGIYLHQQLGVPFLEGDDYHPASNKAKMGSGIPLTDADRWDWLIALRNAATTLLTPTSPSTPAPRGVVVACSALKEKYRDVMRLAAYGTPNVRIHFVYLKLDRSTLFARVSARQAHYMKPGMVESQLKDLEEPGSAEWDVLTVDVHAEAAVVQKDVMTAVQSVLAGYEAGASL; encoded by the exons ATGTTATCCGCCGGCGAGCGTCAACCTCCAACGGTCATAGATCCTTCGCGCACGAAAGTCTCGGCGCTCAGCCACACAACAGCACCGTCTTCAAGTTCAACGCAAGTCGCAATGTCTTCAGACAACCTCCAACACATCTGGATCGTCACTGGTCCCGCCGGCAGCGGCAAAAGTACTGTCGGAATATACCTCCACCAACAATTGGGCGTTCCATTCCTTGAGGGTGACGAC TACCACCCGGCCTCCAACAAAGCCAAAATGGGCTCCGGCATCCCTCTCACCGATGCGGACCGCTGGGACTGGCTCATCGCCCTACGcaacgcagcaacaaccctcctcactcccacctccccatccaccccagcACCCcgcggcgtcgtcgtcgcctgCTCCGCGCTGAAAGAAAAGTATCGCGATGTTATGCGCCTTGCTGCCTACGGCACCCCAAATGTGCGCATCCACTTCGTCTACCTCAAGCTCGACCGCTCGACCCTGTTTGCGCGCGTCTCCGCCCGCCAGGCGCATTACATGAAACCTGGAATGGTGGAGAGCCAGCTTAAGGATTTGGAGGAGCCTGGCTCCGCTGAGTGGGATGTTCTTACCGTTGATGTACACGCCGAGGCTGCAGTTGTGCAGAAGGACGTTATGACCGCTGTACAGTCGGTCTTGGCTGGGTATGAGGCTGGAGCTTCACTCTGA